AACCCGAGAAGATCATGAGAGACGAACGAAGGAATTTCAACAAAATCAACGAGATGTTTATGTGGGCAAGTGTGGTGGCCTATGGACTACATCTTTACATAGAGCTGCATACGTATTTTGCCGGACATGGGCTCTCTCATCCGATTAGTGACAAAATGATAGGCGGCTTTGTCACAGCATCGCCACTACTCAAATCTCCCCTGTGGTTGAAGTCATTTACCGCAGGCTCTCTGTTTATCTTCGGTATCGCCAGTACCGGCGTTAAATCAATTACGCTAACTAAGCAGTCAGTAGCTACCTCATTTCTGGTCGGGCTTCTGTTGTTTTTTGGCACTTCGCCTATGCTGACTAATCAGTGGATATTGGACAGTTTGGGTGTTAGTGTCCTGAGCGTAGTCTACATGATTGTTACAACCTTCGGCCTGTTGTATATACTGAAGGGGGCACAAGGCTTTAATCGATTACTGAGCTTCTTTCCGGGGGGAAATGATTTCAATGAGAAGAATGAGACATTTCCCCAGGAAGAGAAAAAGATTGAAAACAATGAATCAATCAATTTGCCAACTCGCTTCGAGTACAAAGGGAAGCTACACGATGGATGGATTAATATAGCAAATCCCTTTCGTGGTAATGCGGTTATAGGAAAGCCTGGGTCGGGAAAGTCCTACGTATTTATGAATAGCATTATTCGACAGCACATCGAAAAGGGCTTCTCAATGTACGTTTATGACTGGAAGTTTTCCGATCTGTCACTCGTCGCCTTCAATGCGATGGTAAAACACCGCAAGAAGTTACCCGAGAATATGCGCTTCTATTGTATAAACTTTGACAACCCAAAGAAATCCCACCGCTGCAATCCGCTAGACCCTATTTATTTGCCCCAGGTTGACGATGCTTACGAGAGCGCCAAGATCATGATGTTAAACATGAACAAGACGTGGATTGGAAAAGAAGGCGACATTTGGGCGGACTCCGCTATTAACTACACGACTGCTATACTCTGGTTTCTTCGCACTTACGACAAAGGGCAGTACTGCACCTTCCCGCATCTGGTCGAAATGATGACGATCGATTATCGAAAGGTATTTCCGGTACTTATGGCTAATCCGGATCTGGAGTCCTATATGACTCTGTTTGTATCAGCATTCAATGGTGGAGCAATGGAACAATTAGAAGGTCAGGTGGGCACGGCTCGCTCTGGATTGGCGAAACTATCAAGCCCTTCTATTTATTGGGCAATGAGTGCCAATGATTTCACTCTGGATATCAATAATCCCAAAGCGCCAAAAGTTCTTTGCCTTGGTAACAATAACAAAAAGAAGAATCTATACAGCGCTGCGTTAGGGCTTTACAATGCACGTATTCTTAACCAAATTAATACGCCAGGTCAACACCCTTGTTCTGTTGTTATTGACGAGCTACCGACGCTTTACTTTGCAGGCCTGAGTGACCTGATCGGCACGGGCCGAGGCAATAATATTGCCGTTACCTTATCCATGCAGGACTTTAGCCAGGCCGAACGAGAGTACGGGAAAGCCGAAGCGGATGTTATTAAAAACACGGTTGGTACTATTATCTCAGGGGCTGTTTCGGGACAGACAGCCAAGTCTATAGAGGAGTTACTAGGTAAAAATGTACAGCGAAAGCAGTCAATCAACATTCAGTCAGAAGATACCACACATGGTATCACGACAGAACTACAGCCGATGGTGCCTGCGGCTAAATTAGCTCGATTGAAAACGGGCCAGTTTGTTGGAGTAGTGGCCGGAGCACATGGACAGGAACGTGACCTAAAGGCCTTTAATGCTCAGGTTATTATTGACGATAAAGAGTTTAAGGCTGAGCAGAAGGTGAAACAATTACCCGATTTCTCTATTTTTGCTAGCGAAGGTGGCGATGTTGCCGAGCAGGTCAAAAGCAACTATTACCGCATAAAGAGCGAAACTAAGCAACTGATCGAGGACGAACTTGCTCGACTAAAAATAGAAATCAATAGACCCAATAACCCCTCAAAGAAAAATGGAAGAAATCATTAGTCAGCGGTTAATTAAAATCCGGAAGCATCTGGGAGATCGCCTTGGACATGAACTCACTGTTTTAGAACTGTCAGAGTTGAGTGGGATCAAGAACTATACAATTCAGCGTATTGAGAGTGGCTTAAAGGGCACAACAACTACATTAGTGACACTTCTTAATTTCTATCGTTCACATGGCTATAGCCTGGACTGGATTCTTTCGGCTGACAATGCCCGAATTCCTATGATTGTTGCCTCAGGTATAGAATTGCAGGAAGTAGGCGAGATGATTCAAAACCTTAATAGATGCCTGACCGATGGGTACGATGTGTTATCCACCCGCCTTCGCTCAATGGGTTATGATCAGTTGAAGGACGTAGCTACATCAGAAAATCAATCTAAGATGCCTGATGCAATAGGCTTGTCAATTTGATAGAGCCATAACCGGTATCTTAACAAGTAGCAGAATTGAAACGGGTCTATAGCGGACCCGTTTTTTTTTATTGCGTAGTGCAAATGCGCCCCGGTCGATAGTCCGGTATTCCCAACCCTACCAATCTCCTCATTTAGCTCTACGCATTGCCCTGTCTTGACGCAATAGCCCTCAAGATGCCCATATATAGTTTCAAAGCCAAAAGCATGTTGAATACGAACGAAAGCGCCCAGCTCGTGATCGTATCCAGCCTGGCTTACATACCCTGTTGCAGTAGCCTTCACGGAAGTTCCTGCAACCGCCTTTACGTCAACTCCTGCGTGTAAGCGTTTCTTTTTTAGAAGGGGATGAAGGCGAAGTCCAAACCCCGAAACAACACGAAAGTCCTCAACGGGTATGTTGATTGGCAATACCGATGGTAACAAAGACAAATGAGGTGAATTGGCAGGCATCGCTTTCACAATTCGAATAAACTGTCCATAATTCTGCGCCGTACGCAACAGCAACACCTCCATAGAGTCCCTTTTGGACGCTAGACTATCCTGAGCCTCAGATAGGTTAAAGGCAAACAATGTTCCAAACACTAATAATAGGGATGTTTTTTTGAGCATTATATAAATTATGTAGCTAAACGCTAATATAAATACATATTATGTATGACGAGTTTTGGGAGTTTTCTATTTTTACTTAAAATTCAATTTAATCCCCGCTTCTGTTCATGAACCAAACCGATTTTGCTCGTACGCAAGCCGATGGCTTAGACAACATCGCGCCAACTATTAGTCAAGGGCAGGCTGCTTGGCAGTACGCCCAGTCAGACAACTTCTTTAGTCCAGAAGAGCAGGCGGCTGTAATGCGTCGGCAGATTGAGCCTTACCGTGATCAATTGGAAAGCAAGTTGACTCAACTCGGCTTCCCACCTGAACACTTAGCGCAGCACCCTGCCATTAAGAATGCATTGTACAGCGGTCAGCAAACCGATCCTATAACTATCATTGTGGGGCAAGGCATAAAGCTGGAAGGTAGCCTGAGGGTAGTTATGACCGAGCAAGGCCCTGATTTGCGGATTACACCCATTCAACGGGAACTGACAATCCCTCAACAGATCGGCGACATTATGCTTTCAAGGGATGAACGTCAGCACTTGGCCAAGGAAGGTTCATTGCCTCGTCCTTTCCTTACCCCTGAAAATGGTGAATATGTTCCGACATACTTACGCGTTGACCCAATAACGAATACAGTTGAGTTGTGGAAGGTTAAAGCTGATCAGCTCCCAACTAAACTAATGGGAATTGATCTTACAAAGGACCAACAGGTACTTTTGGCGCATGGGCACTCTGTAAAACTATCTGGCCTGATCGACCAACAGGGAGAGCCTTTTAACGCAACAGTAAGCTTATCGGCATCCAAACAATCCATTCAGTTTTCTGATTTGAGCCGCCTTGATGTATCGATAAAGCCCGCCAGTGAGTTCCGTCAGCAACTTGCTCAAAACAACGAAGGGGCCAAAACGGATTTAACCCGTAGTCGTGAGGTTGGCGTAGGTTCGCCTGTCATCAGTAACCAGCAAAGTGAAGTCATAAAATCACTACTGGATTCAGATCCTCATCAGCACGAAAAATCTTTAAAACCTCGTCGTTAATACTTACACCTCCACCATTGACATGACTAAGTTTGATGAATTAAAAGAGCGCTTCCCGAACCTGATTCCTGTCCAGGAATTACGGGCTAATGTATCAATTGTAGAACTAGCCATTCAGTATGGCTACGAACCACAACTTCACAAAGGGAAGAGTAGGCCGGTCCTTGAGCATCCTACCTACAAGGACACAATCATTATCAAGAATCCGCAGGATGCCTCGACGCAGGTCTATCAACGTGCTGGTGACTTTACCGATTCAGGTACCATTATCGACTTTGTGCGAAATAGACTATCTACCGTTTTTTCGACGTTCAATAGACCCGGCGAACACGAGTTTCGCAATATCACCAGTGTGCTCTACGATTACCTGCGGATTGACCCTAACCATATCAATCAAAATCGAAAGGCAACCGGTGTACTTAGTGATGCAGGTCCCAAGCAGCAATTCGCCAAAGAGCAATTTGATATTAGGGCGCTGGAGAGCAACAACTACCTTACCAAGCGGAACATCGCTCCTCAGACGATTGATCGGCCAGAGTTCGCAAAAAAAGTTGTTGCTCAAATTGCCTACTTCAACCCTGAGACAGGTCACACTGATGGACTGGTGACAGTCAAAGAGCATCCGGAGCGTAAATACTTAACCTTTACCAATGTAGCTTTTCCTTACTACAACGGGCTTTCTAGCGAAATTACAGGCCTAGAACTTCGCAATGAAAACATCAAGCTGCACGCTCCCGGAAGCGATCGCTTTAGCAGCGTCTTTATTTCGAATCCCCCACCTAAGCCTGAACGGTTTTATATTATGGAAAGCGCGATTGATGCGCTCTCTCATCAGCAATTGAGAAGTATAAAAGGGGATGACAAATTCAATGCCGTTTACTTCTCGACCGGTGGACAGCTTTCACCTCAGCAGGTGAATACAATTACGCGCTACATCACATCATTCGACAAATCACCCGATTGGTCAATCAACTTAGGCTTTGATAACGATGTGAAGGGACACAGATTTGACTTACAGTTTATCCAACAGTTGATAGCGACCAAGTTCCCCATGTCGCCGACCACCGGAGGTATTAACAGAGTAAGCTATCTATTACCGGAAGGTGAATCACATCAGTCGATTCAGAAGGCGCTACTTGGTAGGATCGACGCCTATAATCAGAATGTTCAAGCTCAGTTCGTAAGTTCCGATCAGGACAAGCTAGGCCAGCAAGAACTTACAACTCAGCAAATCGTCATTAGTCGATCTGGGAATCAAATTGCTGTTAGTATACCCGAGTCAGCACCTGCGCTATCAGCTTTTTCTAGAGACCTTTTAGAGTTGACTGGGTATAATCAGCGTATCGCAGTTTCAAAGGCCTGTGGTAAAGACTTCAACGAAGATCTAACTCGCCAGGTAAGGCAAGGGCAGCGTTATAAGTACAGCATTGTCGATGAAGCAGGACATAACCTCTATAATGGCAATGTGGCTAACCTAATGGCTAAAACCCTTAGCCATCTTAAGCATCAAGCCGAAGGGGATGGACAGAATAAAACATTCACCATCATGGAGCGATTGCCATTTGGGTTTCAACGACCCCAGGCAGTATTGAAGGTGGAAAAGGGAGAAATAATAAGTGCAACCCAAACCCCAGAATTTAACAAACAGCTCCAACTTGAGAAAAACCAACGGAGCGGCTTAGACACAAAGCAGGAGCGTAAAATACTGAACCCCGAAAGCAAGCCGGTACTTGGGCAGTCCCCCCAACCCCCACAACAAGACGACCAACCCAAACTTAAACGCTAATGAACGATGCACTTAAATTCACGGACCTTGACGCTTTCATTGAGACTGTGCAGGGAATGGGCTTCAATGGGGAAATAACGAATCTAATTTATGAAGGTGGCAAATTACCCTATTGTACAGCTTATTTTGTTCCAACGCATTTGCTACCGTCAGCGTTTGATCTAAACGCAATCGACCAATTCGGCGGAACAATCGCCAAAGTAACGCAAATTCAATACCTGGGAACGGAGGAGTTCGATGCCGACTTCATGATTTTCCCATTATCGCGAGTAGGCTACATAGAGGTTGATTCGACCGAACCAAGTAATTTTGTGCCAGGATCGGCACTATTTGACTGGACTACGGGCGAAATGGTTTATGTTATCAACATTGAAGACGGAGGAGGGAAGGAGTTCTTTCTAACCCAGAACGGTACACTGGTAGGCTTGGCCGATCAGAGCCAGGAAGAGCCGCAGATATTTAAAACTCACAAGCAGGTAAACAAACAGTTAGAGTCGCTGAGACAAAAATATCCTCAAACCT
This Spirosoma oryzicola DNA region includes the following protein-coding sequences:
- a CDS encoding DUF3945 domain-containing protein, giving the protein MNQTDFARTQADGLDNIAPTISQGQAAWQYAQSDNFFSPEEQAAVMRRQIEPYRDQLESKLTQLGFPPEHLAQHPAIKNALYSGQQTDPITIIVGQGIKLEGSLRVVMTEQGPDLRITPIQRELTIPQQIGDIMLSRDERQHLAKEGSLPRPFLTPENGEYVPTYLRVDPITNTVELWKVKADQLPTKLMGIDLTKDQQVLLAHGHSVKLSGLIDQQGEPFNATVSLSASKQSIQFSDLSRLDVSIKPASEFRQQLAQNNEGAKTDLTRSREVGVGSPVISNQQSEVIKSLLDSDPHQHEKSLKPRR
- a CDS encoding M23 family metallopeptidase, with translation MLKKTSLLLVFGTLFAFNLSEAQDSLASKRDSMEVLLLRTAQNYGQFIRIVKAMPANSPHLSLLPSVLPINIPVEDFRVVSGFGLRLHPLLKKKRLHAGVDVKAVAGTSVKATATGYVSQAGYDHELGAFVRIQHAFGFETIYGHLEGYCVKTGQCVELNEEIGRVGNTGLSTGAHLHYAIKKNGSAIDPFQFCYLLRYRLWLYQIDKPIASGILD
- a CDS encoding toprim domain-containing protein; the encoded protein is MTKFDELKERFPNLIPVQELRANVSIVELAIQYGYEPQLHKGKSRPVLEHPTYKDTIIIKNPQDASTQVYQRAGDFTDSGTIIDFVRNRLSTVFSTFNRPGEHEFRNITSVLYDYLRIDPNHINQNRKATGVLSDAGPKQQFAKEQFDIRALESNNYLTKRNIAPQTIDRPEFAKKVVAQIAYFNPETGHTDGLVTVKEHPERKYLTFTNVAFPYYNGLSSEITGLELRNENIKLHAPGSDRFSSVFISNPPPKPERFYIMESAIDALSHQQLRSIKGDDKFNAVYFSTGGQLSPQQVNTITRYITSFDKSPDWSINLGFDNDVKGHRFDLQFIQQLIATKFPMSPTTGGINRVSYLLPEGESHQSIQKALLGRIDAYNQNVQAQFVSSDQDKLGQQELTTQQIVISRSGNQIAVSIPESAPALSAFSRDLLELTGYNQRIAVSKACGKDFNEDLTRQVRQGQRYKYSIVDEAGHNLYNGNVANLMAKTLSHLKHQAEGDGQNKTFTIMERLPFGFQRPQAVLKVEKGEIISATQTPEFNKQLQLEKNQRSGLDTKQERKILNPESKPVLGQSPQPPQQDDQPKLKR
- a CDS encoding YWFCY domain-containing protein, which encodes MRDERRNFNKINEMFMWASVVAYGLHLYIELHTYFAGHGLSHPISDKMIGGFVTASPLLKSPLWLKSFTAGSLFIFGIASTGVKSITLTKQSVATSFLVGLLLFFGTSPMLTNQWILDSLGVSVLSVVYMIVTTFGLLYILKGAQGFNRLLSFFPGGNDFNEKNETFPQEEKKIENNESINLPTRFEYKGKLHDGWINIANPFRGNAVIGKPGSGKSYVFMNSIIRQHIEKGFSMYVYDWKFSDLSLVAFNAMVKHRKKLPENMRFYCINFDNPKKSHRCNPLDPIYLPQVDDAYESAKIMMLNMNKTWIGKEGDIWADSAINYTTAILWFLRTYDKGQYCTFPHLVEMMTIDYRKVFPVLMANPDLESYMTLFVSAFNGGAMEQLEGQVGTARSGLAKLSSPSIYWAMSANDFTLDINNPKAPKVLCLGNNNKKKNLYSAALGLYNARILNQINTPGQHPCSVVIDELPTLYFAGLSDLIGTGRGNNIAVTLSMQDFSQAEREYGKAEADVIKNTVGTIISGAVSGQTAKSIEELLGKNVQRKQSINIQSEDTTHGITTELQPMVPAAKLARLKTGQFVGVVAGAHGQERDLKAFNAQVIIDDKEFKAEQKVKQLPDFSIFASEGGDVAEQVKSNYYRIKSETKQLIEDELARLKIEINRPNNPSKKNGRNH